AGATTCAGGGCATACATATTGCAAACATATTTACTGGTCAGTTTTTTTATGAAAAACCAAATATGGAATTCTTTATCAATCAAGCCCAAACATATGACTTTGATGAAAAAGCCTATATAAAATCTTTAGAACAAGTTCCCATTGTAAATAAAAAACAGGTAAGGAATGTAATGGATTTCTTGCTCAATATGACCAAAGTCATTTCAGAAATGACCAAACAAAGAATGGAGCAGCTTGAATTAAGCAAAGAATTGAAAAAAAGTGAGCAGCGCTGGCAGTTTGCTATTGAAGGCAATGGCGATGGTTTATGGGACTGGAATATGCAAACCAACGAAGTCTACTTTTCCGAGCAGTGGAAAAACATGTTAGGATATAAAAGTGATGAAGTGCCTCATAAGTTTGATTTCTGGGATAAACTTGTCCATCCTCATGATAAAAAACAGGCATACAAAGATATACAAAGACATATTGATGGAGATAAGCCAGAGTATTTAAATGAACATAGATTATTATGTAAAGATGGTAGTTATAAATGGATAAGGTCAAAAGGGAAAATAACCAATAGAGACAGGTTTAACAAACCCATCAGGTTCATTGGAACACATATTGATATTAGTGATTATAAAGCAGCTCAAGATAAATTACTAGAACAGCAACTATTTCTAACTAAAGCTCAAAGTATTGGTAAAATTGGAACTTGGGAATTAGACCTTAAGAAAAATACTCTAAAGTGGACTGCACAAAACTACGACACCTTTGGTATTCCTGCCGGAACTCCTTTAAATTATGAAACATTTATTAATTGCGTGCATCCAGATGATAGAATATATGTTGACACAGAATGGGGTGCAGCATTAAAAGGAAAATCCTACGACATAGAGCACAGAATAATAAACAACGGAGAGGTGAAATGGGTCCGTGAGAAGTGTGATATAGAATTTGATGAAAATAATAATGCGGTTTCTGCCATAGGGTTTTGCCAAGACATTACACATCGTAAAACTTCTGAAGAGGCTATTAAAGAAAGTGAAGCTGTTTATAGAAATTTAGTGGAAGTTATGCCCGATGGGGTTTACAAGAGCACAAAAGACGGTAAGTTTGTTGAAGTGAATCAAGCTTTGGTTGATATGTTAGGCTACCTTAATAAAGATGACCTGATGTCCATAGATATCAAAACTCAACTATACTTTAAAGTAGCCGATAGAGAAAGTGTTGTTCTCAAAGAAAAACAAGAGCAAAGAGGAATCTATCGTATGAAAAAGAAAGATGGTTCTGAAATATGGGTTGAAGACCATGGTTGGCTCAATTATGATGAAAAAACTGAAACCTTATATCACGAAGGTATCATGCGCGATATCACCCAAAGAAAAAACCATGAAGAAGAATTGCTAAAGCTCTCCACTGCCATCGAGCAAAGCCCATCAATTATTGCTATTACTGATAAGAAAGGGCTCCTCGAATATGTAAATCCACAATTTACCAAACTTACAGGCTATACCTTAAAAGAAGCTAAAACTATTAAAACATTCATCATAACTTCAGGGCATACCAAGAGACAAGAGAAGGAAATTTGGGATACCATCAACTCTGGAGATATTTGGAGAGGAGATATTCACAATCAAAAGAAAAATGGTGAAAATTATTGGGAATCAGTGACTATCTCTCCTGTGTTTAATGAATCTGGAAACATTACAAATTTCTTAAAACTATCAGAAGATGTTTCTAAGCAAAAACAACTGGAGAAAGCACATAAAACGATTTTAGAAATATCTCAAATTTCTGATCAAACTATAACCTTAAATGTTTTTTTAGATAAAGTGCACACAAAGGTTAAAAACATTATTCGTGCAGAAAATTTTTTTATGGCTTTTTATCATAAAAAAACTAATACTTATACCTTTCCTTATTATAAAGATGAGATTGATGATTGCGAACCACAGGAGCACTTCCATATTGAAAATGGATACACTGACTGGGTAAGACGAGAAGGAAAAACTAAACTAATAAAAGAAGAATCAAAAAAACTGATATGGGAAAAATATGGGGTAAAAAGCTATGGCGACAAAATGGCAATTTGGCTAGGAATCCCTATTAAAATGAGTAATCAAAATGACGTTATTGGAGTTATCGTAGTACAAGATTATCATAACCTAGATGCCTATTCAACGTCTGAAATTGCTACACTTGAAATTATTGTTAATAATATAGGCCAATATATTGAAAGGGTAAGATATTTAGACGAAATTTTAAAAGCCAAAGAAAAGGCAGAAGAAAGCGATCGTTTAAAATCAGCATTTTTGGCCAATATGAGCCATGAAATTAGAACACCAATGAATGGAATATTAGGCTTTTCAGACCTTCTCAAAGAACCCGATCTTACTGGAGAGGAACAAATGACTTATATTGGAGTCATTGAAAGAGCAGGGCACAGAATGCTCAATATTATTAATGATATTGTTGATATTTCTAAAATAGAAGCAGGTCAAATGGAAGCTATTATTAAAGACACTAATATAAATGAGCAAACCGAGTATATCTATAATTTCTTTAAAACAGAAGTAGAACAAAAAGGATTAAAACTAAATCTAAATAATACCCTCCCCAACACATCTGTAAATATAAAAACTGATACTGAAAAACTATATGCCATCCTAACGAATCTGGTGAAAAACTCCATTAAGTATACTCAAGAAGGAAATATAGAATTTGGCTATCATTTAAAAGAAAACTTCTTAGAATTTTATGTAAAAGACACTGGAGTAGGTATACCTAAAGACCGACAAGAGGCCGTTTTCGAAAGGTTTATACAAGCTGACATTGCCAATAAAATGGCACAAGATGGAGCAGGCCTAGGCTTAGCCATCTCAAAAGCCTATGTCAATCTGCTGGGTGGAAAAATATGGGGAAATAGTGAAACTGAGGAGGTCTCCGGAAATAGTGGTAGTGTATTTTATTTCACAATTCCTTACCAGAAGAATTAAAAACAATTTATTTCTCCGATATAAATAAATATCAATATTCATTTTTTAAGGTTAATTATCTA
This Lentimicrobium sp. L6 DNA region includes the following protein-coding sequences:
- a CDS encoding PAS domain S-box protein, translating into MAKNKLLDFIDFKQVSLLLDGFNKTTGFVTAILDLDGNILCQSGWRNICVRFHRTNKETAHKCEISDTRIANKLASGEEYHSYQCLNGLIDVAVPLKIQGIHIANIFTGQFFYEKPNMEFFINQAQTYDFDEKAYIKSLEQVPIVNKKQVRNVMDFLLNMTKVISEMTKQRMEQLELSKELKKSEQRWQFAIEGNGDGLWDWNMQTNEVYFSEQWKNMLGYKSDEVPHKFDFWDKLVHPHDKKQAYKDIQRHIDGDKPEYLNEHRLLCKDGSYKWIRSKGKITNRDRFNKPIRFIGTHIDISDYKAAQDKLLEQQLFLTKAQSIGKIGTWELDLKKNTLKWTAQNYDTFGIPAGTPLNYETFINCVHPDDRIYVDTEWGAALKGKSYDIEHRIINNGEVKWVREKCDIEFDENNNAVSAIGFCQDITHRKTSEEAIKESEAVYRNLVEVMPDGVYKSTKDGKFVEVNQALVDMLGYLNKDDLMSIDIKTQLYFKVADRESVVLKEKQEQRGIYRMKKKDGSEIWVEDHGWLNYDEKTETLYHEGIMRDITQRKNHEEELLKLSTAIEQSPSIIAITDKKGLLEYVNPQFTKLTGYTLKEAKTIKTFIITSGHTKRQEKEIWDTINSGDIWRGDIHNQKKNGENYWESVTISPVFNESGNITNFLKLSEDVSKQKQLEKAHKTILEISQISDQTITLNVFLDKVHTKVKNIIRAENFFMAFYHKKTNTYTFPYYKDEIDDCEPQEHFHIENGYTDWVRREGKTKLIKEESKKLIWEKYGVKSYGDKMAIWLGIPIKMSNQNDVIGVIVVQDYHNLDAYSTSEIATLEIIVNNIGQYIERVRYLDEILKAKEKAEESDRLKSAFLANMSHEIRTPMNGILGFSDLLKEPDLTGEEQMTYIGVIERAGHRMLNIINDIVDISKIEAGQMEAIIKDTNINEQTEYIYNFFKTEVEQKGLKLNLNNTLPNTSVNIKTDTEKLYAILTNLVKNSIKYTQEGNIEFGYHLKENFLEFYVKDTGVGIPKDRQEAVFERFIQADIANKMAQDGAGLGLAISKAYVNLLGGKIWGNSETEEVSGNSGSVFYFTIPYQKN